In Methanosarcina siciliae T4/M, one genomic interval encodes:
- a CDS encoding dehydroquinate synthase/iron-containing alcohol dehydrogenase family protein, with protein MATPTTDAATIKAIELISKHLPHGVCNAILLPYVEMYNKEVCPERFADIAKAMGEKVEGLSPEEVANKTIATIKKLATEIGIPSGLKELGAREEDLELLAENAMQDVCHKPKRALKGRCN; from the coding sequence ATGGCTACCCCGACCACCGATGCGGCTACTATTAAGGCAATCGAGCTTATCTCAAAACACCTCCCGCACGGCGTATGCAACGCAATTCTCCTCCCCTATGTGGAAATGTACAACAAGGAGGTCTGTCCAGAACGGTTTGCCGATATCGCAAAGGCAATGGGAGAAAAAGTTGAGGGCCTGAGCCCGGAAGAAGTCGCAAACAAAACCATAGCTACCATCAAAAAGCTTGCAACCGAAATCGGAATTCCTTCAGGTTTAAAAGAGCTAGGAGCCAGAGAAGAAGACCTCGAACTGCTGGCGGAAAATGCCATGCAGGACGTCTGCCACAAAC
- a CDS encoding alpha/beta hydrolase has protein sequence MKQTKDPLEQATGTFVENIKMGSETPGYKSSPKDACRVLYDLQAAKVAKLPADIENLTIPVGLKGQVSVRIIRPAGNKEILPVVMYFHGAGWILGDKDTHDRLVREIARGVNAAVVFVNFTLSPEAKYLVQIEEAYAATKYIAENGKELNMDTSRLAVAGDSVGGNMAAAVSLLAKERGGPKIVYQVLFYPVTDVNFDTLPYRKYSTDFWHTHEAMKLFWENYFPDKETLRQPTSFPLKASADRLKGQPPALIVIDENDMIRNAGEEYAHKLMQAGVDVVTVRYLGTIHDFVMLNLLGGTPAACSAIGLANENLRNVFARL, from the coding sequence ATGAAGCAGACAAAAGACCCACTCGAACAAGCTACCGGAACATTTGTAGAAAATATAAAAATGGGGAGCGAAACTCCAGGCTACAAATCCTCTCCTAAAGACGCCTGTAGGGTTCTTTACGATTTGCAGGCTGCTAAGGTGGCAAAATTACCTGCGGACATCGAGAACCTAACCATTCCCGTAGGGCTCAAGGGACAGGTTTCTGTCAGGATAATAAGACCGGCAGGAAATAAGGAAATCTTGCCCGTCGTAATGTACTTTCATGGCGCAGGCTGGATACTGGGGGATAAAGATACGCATGACCGGCTGGTAAGGGAAATCGCCAGAGGAGTAAATGCTGCGGTTGTATTTGTCAATTTTACGCTGTCTCCTGAGGCAAAATACCTTGTACAGATCGAAGAGGCATATGCTGCGACAAAATATATTGCAGAGAACGGGAAAGAACTCAACATGGATACTTCAAGGCTCGCGGTTGCCGGCGACAGTGTAGGCGGAAATATGGCGGCAGCTGTTTCACTCCTGGCAAAGGAGCGGGGCGGCCCAAAAATTGTTTATCAGGTGCTCTTTTATCCTGTTACTGATGTAAATTTCGATACTTTGCCATATCGGAAGTATTCGACCGATTTCTGGCATACCCATGAAGCGATGAAGCTTTTCTGGGAGAATTATTTCCCCGATAAGGAAACGCTCAGGCAGCCGACATCATTTCCGTTAAAGGCCTCGGCCGACCGGCTGAAGGGACAGCCGCCTGCTCTGATCGTCATCGATGAAAATGATATGATCCGCAACGCAGGCGAGGAATATGCCCACAAGCTGATGCAAGCCGGGGTCGACGTAGTAACCGTTCGATACCTGGGGACAATACACGATTTCGTTATGTTGAACCTCCTTGGGGGCACACCTGCAGCCTGCAGTGCAATCGGCCTGGCGAATGAAAATCTCAGAAACGTTTTTGCCAGATTGTAA